One segment of Castanea sativa cultivar Marrone di Chiusa Pesio chromosome 3, ASM4071231v1 DNA contains the following:
- the LOC142627986 gene encoding light-regulated protein 1, chloroplastic: MQAVSYLAPPLPLPSITTTKFLALPCRSMPRLQTSRCTPIRTTGDPSAVDYSSITSVFPAEACETVGGEACDAEIYPEVKIKPEAKSNTARTSSEAVEREYFEYNEPKTVFPAEACDDLGGEFCEPDYQKGVY, translated from the exons ATGCAGGCAGTGTCGTATCTTGCACCACCATTACCCTTGCCTTCTATCACAACCACCAAATTTTTGGCCTTGCCATGTAGGTCCATGCCAAGACTACAGACTTCTCGATGTACCCCTATCAGAACAACTGGGGACCCTTCAGCAGTTGATTACAGCTCCATAACCTC TGTTTTTCCAGCTGAGGCTTGTGAGACAGTTGGGGGAGAAGCTTGTGATGCTGAAATATACCCTGAAGTGAAGATCAAACCAGAGGCTAAAAGCAACACAGCCAGGACTTCTTCAGAGGCTGTTGAACGAGAGTATTTTGAGTACAATGAGCCAAAGAC GGTGTTCCCAGCAGAGGCTTGTGATGATCTTGGAGGAGAGTTTTGTGAACCCGATTATCAGAAAGGAGTTTACTAA